One window of Phalacrocorax carbo chromosome 1, bPhaCar2.1, whole genome shotgun sequence genomic DNA carries:
- the GJA5 gene encoding gap junction alpha-5 protein → MGDWSFLGEFLEEVHKHSTVVGKVWLTVLFIFRMLVLGTAAESSWGDEQSDFMCDTQQPGCENVCYDKAFPISHVRFWVLQIIFVSTPSLVYMGHAMHTVRMEEKRKMKEAELEAQEMKNNGDTYYQQKCPTAEKAELSCWDESGGKIILRGSLLNTYVYSILIRTAMEVAFIVGQYILYGIFLETLYICQRAPCPHPVNCYVSRPTEKNVFIVFMLAVAVLSLFLSLAELYHLGWKKAKERCSRSYKPSPSTAPGRLESAPQVERAQMYTPPPDFNQCLSSPSGKFISPFSNKMASQQNTANFATERVHGQEDAAGEGPFIKSSYMESPDVANECAAPAFPENYFNEKRRFSKTSRASSKARSDDLSV, encoded by the coding sequence ATGGGGGATTGGAGTTTCCTGGGAGAGTTCCTCGAGGAGGTCCACAAACACTCCACAGTGGTGGGAAAAGTCTGGCTGACTGTGCTCTTCATCTTCCGGATGCTGGTGCTGGGCACAGCCGCTGAGTCCTCCTGGGGGGACGAGCAGTCCGATTTCATGTGCGACACTCAACAGCCTGGGTGCGAGAATGTGTGCTATGACAAGGCTTTCCCCATCTCCCATGTCCGGTTTTGGGTCCTCCAGATCATCTTTGTCTCCACCCCATCTCTGGTGTATATGGGCCACGCGATGCACACAGTACGCatggaggaaaagaggaagatgaaggagGCAGAACTAGAGGCCCAGGAGATGAAGAACAACGGTGACACATACTACCAGCAGAAGTGCCCCACGGCAGAGAAGGCCGAGCTGTCTTGCTGGGATGAATCGGGAGGCAAAATCATACTCAGGGGCAGTCTGCTGAACACCTATGTCTACAGCATTTTGATTCGCACTGCCATGGAAGTGGCCTTCATTGTGGGACAGTACATCTTGTACGGGATCTTCCTGGAGACCCTGTATATCTGCCAGCGGGCACCTTGCCCCCACCCTGTCAACTGCTACGTATCCCGTCCCACAGAGAAGAACGTGTTCATCGTCTTCATGCTGGCTGTGGCAGTGCTCTCTCTATTCCTCAGTCTGGCAGAGTTGTACCACTTGGGCTGGAAGAAAGCCAAAGAGAGGTGCTCCCGATCTTACAaacccagccccagcacagcccctggcAGACTGGAGTCCGCCCCGCAAGTAGAAAGGGCCCAGATGTACACTCCTCCACCAGATTTTAACCAGTGCTTGTCAAGTCCCAGCGGCAAGTTCATCAGCCCCTTCAGCAACAAGATGGCCTCCCAGCAGAACACCGCCAACTTCGCCACTGAGAGAGTCCATGGCCAGGAGGATGCTGCTGGTGAAGGGCCTTTCATTAAGTCCAGCTACATGGAGAGTCCAGACGTGGCCAATGAATGTGCGGCACCCGCCTTCCCGGAGAACTACTTCAATGAGAAACGCCGGTTCAGCAAGACCAGCCGTGCCAGCAGCAAGGCGAGGTCGGATGATTTGTCTGTGTAG